In Morganella morganii, the following are encoded in one genomic region:
- the lrp gene encoding leucine-responsive transcriptional regulator Lrp: MIDNKKRPGKDLDRIDRNILNELQKDGRISNVELSKRVGLSPTPCLERVRRLERQGFITGYTALLNPHYLDASLLVFVEITLNRGAPDVFEQFNTAVQKLEEIQECHLVSGDFDYLLKTRVPDMSAYRKLLGETLLRLPGVNDTRTYVVMEEVKQSNRLVIKTR, translated from the coding sequence ATGATTGATAACAAAAAGCGTCCGGGTAAAGATCTTGACAGAATCGACAGGAATATTCTTAACGAATTGCAGAAAGATGGCCGTATCTCTAACGTCGAACTCTCCAAACGTGTGGGTCTGTCTCCGACTCCGTGTCTGGAACGTGTGCGTCGTTTGGAGCGTCAGGGCTTTATCACCGGGTATACCGCGCTGCTGAATCCGCACTATCTGGATGCCTCCCTGCTGGTATTCGTGGAAATTACCCTTAACCGCGGGGCACCGGATGTGTTTGAACAGTTCAACACCGCCGTGCAGAAGCTGGAAGAGATTCAGGAATGTCACCTGGTTTCCGGTGATTTTGACTACCTGTTGAAAACTCGTGTGCCGGACATGTCGGCTTACCGCAAACTGCTGGGTGAAACTCTTCTGCGTCTGCCGGGCGTGAACGACACCCGTACTTACGTGGTGATGGAAGAGGTCAAACAAAGTAACCGTCTGGTCATCAAGACCCGTTAA
- the trxB gene encoding thioredoxin-disulfide reductase, whose product MNATRHSKLIILGSGPAGYTAAVYAARANLNPVLITGVEVGGQLTTTTEVENWPGDPEGLTGPVLMERMQAHAEKFETEIINDYITDVDFSKRPFTLTGENTYTCDALIIATGASARYIGLPSEEAFKGRGVSACATCDGFFYRNQKVAVVGGGNTAVEEALYLSNIASEVHLIHRRDSFRAEKILISRLMDKVQNGNIVLHTDRTLDEVLGDQMGVTAVRLRDTKSDATEELPVMGCFIAIGHSPNTGIFEGHLDLENGYIRVQSGTHGNATQTSVPGVFAAGDVMDHIYRQAITSAGTGCMAALDAERYLDSLADSK is encoded by the coding sequence ATGAACGCAACCCGACACAGTAAATTAATTATTCTGGGTTCCGGCCCTGCCGGATATACCGCTGCGGTTTATGCGGCACGGGCGAATTTAAATCCGGTACTGATTACCGGGGTGGAAGTCGGTGGTCAGTTAACCACCACCACCGAAGTGGAAAACTGGCCGGGTGACCCGGAAGGTCTGACCGGGCCGGTCCTGATGGAGCGTATGCAGGCTCACGCCGAAAAATTTGAGACTGAAATCATCAATGACTACATCACTGACGTGGATTTCAGCAAACGCCCGTTTACCCTGACCGGGGAAAATACCTATACCTGTGACGCGCTGATTATCGCCACCGGCGCATCCGCCCGTTATATCGGCCTGCCGTCAGAAGAGGCCTTCAAAGGCCGTGGTGTGTCCGCCTGTGCCACCTGCGACGGCTTTTTCTACCGTAACCAGAAAGTCGCAGTGGTCGGCGGCGGTAACACTGCCGTGGAAGAGGCGCTGTATCTCTCCAATATCGCGTCAGAAGTGCATCTGATCCACCGCCGTGACAGCTTCCGTGCTGAAAAAATCCTTATCAGCCGTCTGATGGATAAGGTTCAGAACGGCAATATCGTTCTGCACACTGACCGCACCCTGGATGAAGTACTCGGCGACCAGATGGGTGTGACCGCTGTCCGTCTGCGTGACACCAAAAGTGACGCAACCGAAGAGCTGCCGGTGATGGGCTGCTTTATCGCCATCGGCCACAGCCCGAATACCGGTATTTTTGAGGGACATCTGGATCTGGAAAACGGCTATATCCGTGTTCAGTCCGGCACGCACGGTAATGCAACACAGACATCCGTTCCGGGTGTGTTTGCCGCCGGTGATGTGATGGATCATATCTACCGTCAGGCGATCACCTCTGCGGGAACCGGATGCATGGCCGCACTGGATGCCGAGCGCTATCTCGACAGCCTCGCAGACAGCAAATAA
- the cydC gene encoding heme ABC transporter ATP-binding protein/permease CydC: MRVLLPFLALYRRHWFLLTLGILLAIATLLASIGLLTLSGWFLAGTAIAGVPGIAFFNYMLPAAGVRGAAISRTAGRYAERLVSHSATFRVLKHLRVFAFEKILPLTPGGIARFRQGELLNRLVGDVETLDHLYLRVISPIVAALVVIAVLTFGLGFLDLTIAYALGGFMTFLLFALPVVFYYAGKPIGVQLTTLRAQYRTLLTSALQGQAELTIFGAQSRFRSQLAETEQRWLVQQQRQAGLTGLSQAIIILATGFAVALMLWMASGVSWPYRESGAIIALFVFCALAAFEALGPVAVAFQHLGQVMTSAERVSQIVDTKPEVTFPASGPAASAQVSVSLSGVGFTYPGQPLPVLKDISLTLRAGEHLALLGKTGCGKSTLLQLLTRAWDVSEGEIRLNDQPIAAYDENTLRSLMAVVPQRIHVFNNTLRGNLRIGNNEATDAQLNAVLAQVGLENLLDNDQGLNAWIGEGGRLLSGGEQRRLGIARALLHNAPFLLLDEPTEGLDADTEQHILALLRDIGRDRTMLIITHRLQGLEHMDTLCVMDGGQIAEQGSHDALLARRGRYYQFVNRIPVMTGGSDAVLSAG; this comes from the coding sequence ATGCGTGTTTTACTGCCGTTTTTAGCCCTCTACCGCCGCCACTGGTTTTTACTGACACTCGGGATCCTGCTGGCGATTGCCACGCTGCTCGCCAGTATCGGGCTGCTGACGCTGTCCGGCTGGTTCCTCGCCGGTACTGCCATTGCCGGTGTGCCGGGGATTGCCTTTTTTAACTATATGCTGCCTGCCGCCGGGGTGCGCGGTGCCGCTATCTCCCGCACCGCCGGACGCTATGCGGAACGGCTGGTCAGCCACAGCGCGACCTTCCGTGTGCTGAAACATCTGCGGGTATTTGCCTTTGAGAAAATCCTGCCGCTGACTCCGGGCGGTATTGCCCGCTTCCGTCAGGGAGAACTGCTCAACCGGCTGGTCGGGGATGTGGAAACGCTGGATCACCTCTATCTGCGGGTGATTTCGCCGATTGTTGCCGCGCTGGTGGTGATTGCAGTGCTGACATTCGGGCTGGGTTTTCTCGATCTGACTATCGCTTATGCACTGGGCGGGTTTATGACCTTCCTGCTGTTTGCCCTGCCGGTGGTGTTCTATTACGCCGGTAAGCCAATCGGCGTGCAGCTGACCACACTCCGTGCACAGTACCGCACCCTGCTGACCAGCGCACTGCAGGGTCAGGCAGAACTGACCATTTTCGGTGCACAGTCCCGCTTCCGCTCTCAGTTGGCAGAGACCGAACAACGCTGGCTGGTACAACAGCAGCGCCAGGCCGGTCTGACCGGACTTTCCCAGGCGATTATCATTCTGGCGACCGGGTTTGCCGTTGCGCTGATGCTGTGGATGGCTTCCGGGGTCAGCTGGCCGTACCGCGAAAGCGGTGCCATTATCGCTCTGTTTGTCTTCTGTGCGCTGGCTGCATTTGAGGCATTAGGCCCGGTGGCGGTGGCTTTCCAGCATCTCGGCCAGGTGATGACCTCCGCAGAGCGTGTATCGCAGATAGTGGACACCAAACCGGAAGTGACTTTCCCGGCCAGTGGTCCGGCAGCCTCCGCACAGGTCAGCGTCAGCCTCAGTGGTGTCGGGTTTACCTATCCGGGACAGCCGCTGCCGGTGCTGAAAGATATCTCCCTGACACTGCGTGCCGGTGAGCACCTCGCCCTGCTGGGAAAAACCGGCTGCGGAAAATCCACCTTATTGCAGCTGCTGACCCGTGCATGGGATGTCAGTGAAGGTGAAATCCGCCTGAATGACCAGCCGATTGCCGCTTATGATGAAAATACCCTCCGGTCACTGATGGCAGTGGTTCCGCAACGTATTCATGTGTTCAATAACACACTGCGCGGTAATCTGCGGATCGGAAATAACGAAGCAACCGATGCACAGCTGAATGCGGTGCTGGCACAGGTCGGGCTGGAAAATCTGCTGGATAACGACCAGGGCCTGAATGCCTGGATCGGCGAAGGCGGCCGTCTGCTTTCCGGCGGCGAACAGCGCCGTCTCGGTATCGCCCGCGCCCTGCTGCATAATGCGCCGTTCCTGCTGCTCGATGAGCCGACAGAAGGCCTGGATGCAGATACTGAGCAGCATATTCTCGCCCTGCTGCGGGATATCGGCCGTGACCGGACCATGCTTATCATCACCCACCGTTTACAGGGCCTGGAACACATGGACACGCTGTGCGTGATGGACGGCGGGCAGATAGCCGAACAAGGCTCTCACGACGCGCTGCTGGCACGCAGAGGCCGTTATTATCAGTTTGTGAACCGTATTCCGGTAATGACCGGGGGATCAGATGCCGTTTTATCAGCTGGATGA
- the aat gene encoding leucyl/phenylalanyl-tRNA--protein transferase: MPFYQLDEELLFPPVEHALTDPDGLLATGGDLSPSRLLLAYREGIFPWYSPGEPILWWSPDPRAVLYPAELHVSRSLHKILKKHPYRVTLNHAFEQVIRACTERDEGTWIGEDIVAAYIRLHQAGRAHSVEVWDDDALVGGLYGLNTGLLFCGESMFNRVSNGSKIAFMTFFAHFTGHGGRMFDCQILNHYTESFGAREIPRQAFIRQLYQLRDNHLPQSCWQPQTLARPVPSQLPPFL, from the coding sequence ATGCCGTTTTATCAGCTGGATGAGGAACTTCTCTTTCCGCCTGTTGAACACGCGCTGACCGACCCGGACGGGCTGCTGGCCACCGGCGGGGATCTCTCTCCTTCCCGGTTGCTGCTCGCCTACCGGGAAGGGATTTTCCCGTGGTATTCCCCCGGTGAACCCATTCTGTGGTGGTCGCCGGATCCGCGTGCGGTATTGTATCCGGCGGAGCTGCATGTCAGCCGTTCGCTGCACAAGATTCTGAAAAAACACCCGTACAGGGTGACACTGAATCATGCCTTTGAGCAGGTCATCCGGGCCTGTACAGAGCGGGACGAGGGTACCTGGATAGGAGAGGATATTGTGGCCGCCTATATCCGGCTGCATCAGGCAGGACGTGCTCATTCGGTCGAAGTGTGGGATGATGACGCGCTGGTCGGCGGGCTGTATGGCCTGAATACCGGGTTACTGTTCTGCGGGGAGTCAATGTTCAACCGTGTCAGTAACGGGTCAAAAATCGCTTTTATGACCTTTTTTGCCCATTTTACCGGCCACGGCGGCAGGATGTTTGATTGTCAGATACTGAATCATTACACCGAATCATTCGGTGCGCGGGAGATCCCGCGACAGGCGTTTATCCGTCAGCTTTATCAGCTGCGTGATAATCATTTACCGCAGTCATGCTGGCAGCCGCAGACATTAGCACGTCCGGTGCCGTCACAACTACCGCCTTTTTTATAA
- a CDS encoding DNA translocase FtsK 4TM domain-containing protein codes for MSQEYTEDKHIKFRKISSGRRLLEAVLIVIGLCAVFLLVALLSFNPSDPSWSQTTWHEPVKNLAGSIGAWFADILFSAFGILAYTVPPLMILGCWSAFRSNENKDYVDFFSLSMRIIGGLTLILSSCALASLNVDDMQNFAAGGVIGSLFSSALMPWFNALGATLALLSLWAIGLMLLTGWSWITIAEKTGAAVLSPITFITNHSRDRYDDQYHDDREYDDEDEYYDDEKTDEQTEHNNIPQTATAAALTAVAPDSEAQTQTAQYREYDDADDVLFSAPNAAELAHQAHYEDPADNSDPLLTPVQNLSAYPETAAESVVPVVHAQEPAEQEHTAPAADEPEHYRFDVPDAYRTTVDLNAPINLPDIQPEPAAPQWENPFAGSGRTEPVFTFDLPDVPDTGDNGSAHLSSAAAATAAAAFGAVQVKQGLGPELPRPNPVRLPTRRELYGIRIPSQRDAELERLRREQDEFAQLHQPEHQAAQTEPDEDDVLQARLRDEFMTQQRNRYGDDEADMSPAAEPVQAVTEPEITTGTASAFIPAASAYQAPVSHHSFASAPPVTDVHPVAEEDDEDEQEAQRLQAQFMQMQQQRYSGQADAILSDLAELKAFSPVEDLVDPEPAVPLFIPTPVTAPAAEPAPVYAALETAAQRFEPVAAPQQNAAPVTSQEAQLQKQMEESLFHPFLVRNDQPLPKSTTPMPSLDLLASPPGTIEPVDEFAMEQTARLIEARLNDFRIKARVVGYEPGPVITRFELDLAPGVKASRISNLSRDLARSLSTVAVRVVEVIPGKPYVGLELPNEKRQTVYLREVLDCDEFRDTPSPLSVVLGKDISGQPVVADLGKMPHLLVAGTTGSGKSVGVNAMIISILYKAKPEEVRFIMIDPKMLELSVYEGIPHLLTQVVTDMKDAANALGWCVAEMERRYKLMSALGVRNLAGYNEKILMAESMGRPIPDPFWKPTDSMEMTHPVLKKEPYIVVMVDEFADLMMTAGKKVEEHIARLAQKARAAGIHLVLATQRPSVDVITGLIKANIPTRIAFTVSSKIDSRTILDQGGAESLLGNGDMLYLPQGANAPLRVHGAFVRDQEVHDVVNDWKARGRPEYIDNITRGGDDGEGGSSVSGEDLDPLFDQAVQFVTEKQRVSISGVQRQFRIGYNRAARIVEEMEEQGIVSEPGHNGNREVLAPSSNNF; via the coding sequence ATGAGCCAGGAATATACAGAAGACAAACACATCAAATTCAGAAAAATCAGCAGCGGCCGCCGGTTGCTGGAAGCCGTCCTTATTGTGATCGGGTTGTGCGCCGTCTTTCTGCTGGTTGCTCTCTTATCGTTTAATCCGTCAGACCCGAGCTGGTCCCAGACCACCTGGCATGAGCCGGTGAAGAATCTGGCCGGCAGTATCGGGGCCTGGTTTGCGGATATTCTCTTTTCCGCCTTTGGCATACTGGCTTACACCGTACCCCCGCTGATGATCCTGGGGTGCTGGTCGGCCTTCCGCAGTAATGAAAATAAAGATTATGTGGACTTTTTCTCACTCTCGATGCGTATCATCGGGGGGCTGACTCTTATCCTTTCATCCTGTGCCCTGGCATCCCTGAATGTGGATGATATGCAGAACTTCGCGGCAGGCGGGGTGATCGGCAGTTTATTCAGCTCTGCGCTGATGCCGTGGTTTAATGCCCTCGGCGCGACACTCGCGCTGCTCAGTCTGTGGGCGATAGGTCTGATGCTGCTGACCGGCTGGTCGTGGATCACCATCGCCGAAAAAACCGGTGCAGCGGTCCTTTCCCCGATTACCTTCATCACCAATCACTCCCGTGACCGTTATGACGATCAGTATCACGACGACCGTGAATATGACGATGAGGACGAGTACTACGACGATGAGAAAACAGATGAGCAGACAGAGCACAACAACATACCGCAGACAGCAACTGCCGCAGCTCTGACTGCTGTTGCGCCTGACAGTGAGGCACAGACTCAGACTGCACAGTACCGTGAATACGATGATGCGGACGATGTGCTGTTTTCCGCACCAAATGCGGCGGAACTGGCGCATCAGGCACATTATGAGGATCCGGCGGATAACAGCGATCCGCTGCTGACCCCGGTACAGAATCTCTCCGCATATCCGGAAACCGCCGCTGAATCTGTGGTGCCTGTTGTGCATGCACAGGAACCGGCTGAACAGGAACACACCGCACCGGCTGCGGATGAACCTGAACACTACCGTTTTGATGTCCCGGATGCTTACCGGACAACCGTTGACCTGAATGCCCCGATCAATCTACCGGATATTCAGCCTGAACCGGCAGCACCGCAATGGGAAAACCCGTTTGCGGGAAGCGGCCGTACAGAACCGGTCTTTACGTTCGACCTGCCTGATGTGCCGGATACCGGTGATAACGGCAGCGCACATCTGAGCTCTGCGGCCGCAGCAACCGCAGCGGCGGCTTTTGGTGCCGTACAGGTCAAACAGGGGCTCGGCCCTGAACTGCCGCGTCCGAATCCGGTGCGCCTCCCGACCCGGCGCGAGCTTTACGGCATCCGCATTCCGTCTCAGCGTGACGCGGAACTTGAACGTCTGCGCCGTGAGCAGGATGAATTTGCACAACTGCATCAGCCGGAACATCAGGCCGCACAGACTGAGCCGGATGAAGACGACGTATTACAGGCGCGTCTGCGTGATGAGTTTATGACGCAGCAGCGTAACCGCTACGGCGATGATGAGGCGGACATGTCTCCGGCAGCAGAGCCGGTGCAGGCAGTAACTGAACCGGAAATTACCACCGGTACCGCCTCCGCCTTTATCCCGGCTGCATCTGCCTATCAGGCACCGGTCAGCCATCACTCCTTTGCGTCTGCACCGCCGGTGACGGATGTTCACCCGGTGGCAGAAGAAGACGATGAAGATGAGCAGGAAGCTCAGCGTCTTCAGGCGCAGTTTATGCAGATGCAGCAACAGCGCTACAGCGGGCAGGCTGACGCTATTTTATCTGATCTGGCCGAACTGAAAGCCTTCTCTCCGGTGGAGGATCTGGTGGATCCGGAACCGGCAGTGCCGCTGTTTATCCCGACACCGGTCACCGCCCCTGCGGCAGAACCGGCTCCGGTTTATGCCGCACTGGAGACCGCTGCTCAGCGCTTTGAACCTGTTGCCGCACCACAGCAGAATGCGGCACCGGTAACGTCACAGGAAGCACAGTTACAAAAACAGATGGAAGAGAGCCTGTTCCATCCGTTCCTGGTCCGCAATGACCAGCCGCTGCCGAAATCAACCACCCCGATGCCGTCTCTGGATCTGCTGGCTTCACCGCCGGGTACCATTGAGCCGGTGGATGAATTTGCGATGGAGCAGACAGCCCGTCTGATTGAGGCGCGGCTCAATGACTTCCGCATCAAAGCCCGTGTGGTCGGTTATGAACCGGGTCCGGTGATCACCCGCTTTGAGCTGGATCTGGCACCGGGCGTGAAAGCCTCGCGTATTTCCAACCTGTCCCGCGACCTGGCGCGTTCACTCTCGACTGTAGCGGTGCGTGTGGTGGAAGTTATCCCGGGCAAGCCGTATGTGGGGCTGGAACTGCCGAATGAAAAACGTCAGACCGTCTATCTGCGCGAAGTGCTGGACTGCGATGAATTCCGCGATACGCCATCACCGCTCTCTGTGGTGCTGGGGAAAGATATCTCCGGTCAGCCGGTGGTGGCGGATCTGGGTAAAATGCCGCACCTGCTGGTCGCCGGTACAACGGGCTCCGGTAAATCGGTCGGCGTAAACGCCATGATTATCAGCATCCTGTATAAAGCGAAACCGGAAGAAGTCCGCTTTATCATGATCGACCCGAAAATGCTGGAACTCTCTGTTTATGAAGGTATTCCGCACCTGCTGACCCAGGTGGTGACCGACATGAAAGACGCCGCCAATGCTCTCGGTTGGTGTGTGGCGGAAATGGAACGGCGCTATAAACTGATGTCTGCTCTCGGGGTGCGTAACCTCGCGGGCTATAACGAAAAAATCCTGATGGCGGAATCCATGGGACGGCCGATTCCGGATCCGTTCTGGAAACCGACAGACAGCATGGAAATGACGCATCCGGTTCTGAAAAAAGAGCCGTATATTGTGGTCATGGTGGACGAATTTGCTGACCTGATGATGACCGCCGGTAAAAAAGTGGAAGAACACATCGCCCGTCTGGCACAGAAAGCCCGTGCAGCGGGGATCCACCTCGTACTGGCGACACAGCGTCCGTCAGTGGATGTTATCACCGGTCTGATTAAAGCCAACATCCCGACCCGTATTGCCTTTACCGTATCCAGTAAGATTGACTCACGAACCATCCTCGACCAGGGCGGCGCGGAATCTCTGCTGGGTAACGGGGACATGCTCTATCTGCCGCAGGGTGCCAATGCGCCGCTGCGTGTTCACGGCGCGTTTGTCCGTGACCAGGAAGTGCATGATGTGGTGAATGACTGGAAAGCCCGTGGTCGTCCGGAATATATCGATAATATCACCCGTGGTGGCGATGACGGAGAAGGCGGCAGTTCTGTCAGCGGGGAAGATCTGGATCCGTTGTTCGATCAGGCGGTACAATTCGTCACAGAAAAACAGCGGGTCTCCATTTCCGGTGTTCAGCGTCAGTTCCGCATCGGTTATAACCGGGCGGCGCGGATCGTGGAAGAAATGGAAGAACAGGGCATTGTCAGTGAACCGGGCCATAACGGTAACCGCGAAGTACTGGCTCCGTCCTCAAATAACTTTTAA
- the cydD gene encoding heme ABC transporter permease/ATP-binding protein CydD, which translates to MDKSRQSELVRWLKLQAAPARRWLRLSMLLGVLSGLLIIGQAWCLAVLLQSLIMEHVPREQLLTPFTVLVILFIARAVVAAIRERVGFICGQVVRRDIRRTVLDKLEQLGPVRVKGKPAGSWATIILEQIDDMQDYYSRYLPQMTLSATIPMMILITLFPINWAAALILLVTAPLIPVFMALVGLGAADANRRNFLALSRLSGDFLDRLRGLETIRFFHRGREEVKQIDDATEDFRSRTMEVLRMAFLSSAVLEFFAAISIAVVAVYFGFSYLGELNFGSYGMGVTLFAGFIALILAPEFFQPLRDLGTYYHAKAQAVGAAESLFTLLSAENNDDELPGTEPLTPAEQIAVTATDLVIFAPSGEKLAGPLNFILNAGQRIALVGQSGAGKSSLLNLLLGFLPYEGSIRINQQELRDIRPESWRTQLSWVGQNPHLPEQTILDNIRLSRPDASAEEITAVMEKAYVTDFIDSLPDGVNTVVGDNAARLSVGQAQRIAVARALLNPCHLLLLDEPSASLDAHSEERVMHALNEAAHQQTTLLVTHLLEETRDYDEVWVMDKGLIIEQGSYAALQQQQGAFAQLLSHRTGDL; encoded by the coding sequence ATGGATAAATCAAGACAGTCAGAACTCGTCCGCTGGTTAAAACTTCAGGCGGCACCGGCCCGGCGATGGTTACGCCTCTCGATGTTGCTGGGTGTGCTCAGCGGTTTACTGATTATCGGCCAGGCCTGGTGCCTCGCTGTCCTCCTTCAGTCCCTCATTATGGAGCACGTGCCCCGCGAACAGCTCCTCACTCCGTTCACTGTACTGGTCATACTGTTTATTGCCCGCGCCGTTGTTGCCGCGATCCGCGAACGGGTCGGGTTTATCTGCGGACAGGTGGTGAGACGTGATATCCGCCGGACAGTACTGGATAAACTGGAACAGCTCGGGCCGGTACGGGTAAAAGGCAAACCGGCGGGCAGCTGGGCGACAATTATTCTCGAGCAGATTGATGATATGCAGGATTACTATTCCCGCTATCTGCCGCAGATGACCCTGTCCGCCACCATACCAATGATGATTCTGATCACGCTGTTCCCGATCAACTGGGCGGCAGCCCTGATTCTGCTGGTGACAGCGCCGCTGATCCCCGTTTTTATGGCGCTGGTGGGCCTGGGTGCCGCCGATGCCAACCGCCGTAACTTTCTGGCCCTGAGCCGCCTGAGCGGCGATTTCCTCGACCGCCTGCGCGGGCTGGAAACCATCCGCTTCTTCCACCGTGGTCGTGAGGAAGTGAAACAGATTGATGACGCCACCGAGGATTTCCGCTCGCGCACCATGGAAGTGCTGCGCATGGCATTCCTCTCCTCCGCTGTGCTGGAGTTTTTCGCGGCGATCTCGATTGCTGTCGTCGCGGTTTATTTTGGTTTTTCCTATCTCGGTGAACTGAATTTCGGCAGCTACGGCATGGGTGTCACGCTGTTTGCCGGGTTTATTGCTCTGATCCTCGCGCCGGAGTTTTTCCAGCCGCTGCGTGACCTCGGTACCTATTACCACGCCAAAGCACAGGCGGTGGGCGCGGCGGAATCCCTGTTTACCCTGTTATCCGCCGAAAACAATGATGACGAATTACCGGGCACAGAACCGCTGACACCGGCAGAACAGATTGCTGTCACCGCAACCGATCTGGTGATTTTTGCCCCGTCAGGGGAAAAACTGGCCGGGCCGCTGAATTTCATCCTGAATGCCGGGCAGCGTATCGCGCTTGTCGGCCAGAGCGGTGCCGGGAAAAGCTCGCTGCTCAATCTGCTGCTGGGTTTTCTGCCGTATGAAGGCAGTATCCGGATCAATCAGCAGGAGTTGCGTGATATCCGCCCGGAAAGCTGGCGGACACAACTGAGCTGGGTAGGACAAAACCCGCACCTGCCGGAACAGACCATTCTGGACAATATCCGCCTGAGCCGCCCGGATGCCTCTGCTGAGGAAATCACGGCGGTGATGGAAAAAGCCTATGTGACCGATTTTATTGATTCGCTGCCTGACGGGGTCAATACAGTGGTCGGGGATAATGCCGCGCGGCTCTCTGTCGGCCAGGCACAGCGGATTGCAGTGGCACGTGCCCTGCTCAATCCGTGCCATCTGCTGCTGCTGGATGAGCCTTCCGCCAGCCTGGATGCCCACAGTGAGGAGCGCGTGATGCATGCCCTGAATGAGGCGGCACATCAGCAAACCACCCTGCTGGTGACACACCTGCTGGAAGAAACCCGTGACTATGATGAAGTCTGGGTGATGGATAAAGGTCTGATTATTGAACAGGGCAGCTATGCTGCTCTGCAACAGCAACAGGGTGCATTTGCACAGCTGCTGTCACACCGGACGGGGGATCTGTAA
- the infA gene encoding translation initiation factor IF-1, with translation MAKEDNIEMQGTVLDTLPNTMFRVELENGHVVTAHISGKMRKNYIRILTGDKVTVELTPYDLSKGRIVFRSR, from the coding sequence ATGGCCAAAGAAGACAATATTGAAATGCAAGGCACTGTGTTAGATACACTGCCGAACACGATGTTCCGTGTGGAACTGGAAAACGGACACGTTGTGACTGCACATATCTCCGGTAAAATGCGTAAAAACTATATCCGCATCCTGACAGGCGACAAGGTTACAGTAGAACTGACCCCATATGACCTGAGCAAAGGCCGTATCGTCTTCCGTAGCCGCTGA
- the lolA gene encoding outer membrane lipoprotein chaperone LolA: MKKVFITACLLAGVAVSAAHADTRSDLQSRLGKVNSFHANFAQTVTDADGALVQEGTGDLWVKRPNLFNWQMSAPDESVLVSDGKTLWFYNPFVEQVTATWLKDATQNTPFMLITRNDPADWQQYMVSQRGDSFELKPKTSDGNLKLFTITVTPDGIIQQFAAVEQDGQKSSYQLKGQQSTDVNMSKFTFTPPKGVTLDDQRQ; this comes from the coding sequence ATGAAAAAGGTGTTTATCACAGCCTGCCTTCTGGCAGGTGTCGCAGTCAGTGCAGCACACGCAGATACCCGCAGTGACCTTCAGTCACGTCTGGGAAAAGTGAACAGTTTCCATGCGAATTTCGCACAGACCGTCACTGATGCTGACGGCGCACTGGTTCAGGAAGGAACAGGGGATTTATGGGTGAAACGCCCGAACCTGTTCAACTGGCAGATGAGCGCGCCGGATGAAAGTGTGCTGGTCTCTGACGGCAAAACACTGTGGTTCTATAACCCGTTTGTTGAGCAGGTTACTGCCACCTGGCTGAAAGATGCCACACAAAATACCCCGTTTATGCTGATCACGCGTAACGACCCGGCTGACTGGCAGCAGTACATGGTGAGCCAGCGAGGCGACAGCTTTGAGCTGAAACCGAAAACCAGCGACGGCAATCTGAAATTATTTACTATCACTGTAACTCCGGACGGTATTATTCAGCAGTTTGCCGCCGTTGAGCAGGATGGCCAGAAAAGCAGCTATCAGCTCAAAGGGCAGCAGAGTACTGATGTGAATATGAGCAAATTCACCTTTACACCGCCGAAGGGGGTTACGCTGGACGATCAGCGTCAATGA